In a genomic window of Rhopalosiphum maidis isolate BTI-1 chromosome 4, ASM367621v3, whole genome shotgun sequence:
- the LOC113559379 gene encoding conserved oligomeric Golgi complex subunit 1, which produces MDTKFPTKNAKEFANDLFETCNLIEIESLQSSLKKDVEKKADQLKSLVSEKYRDLIDAADTISSMAIIVSDITNVTENILKTNLTNPNSTLDSKDNLLDTFAAQSKLLIDLTEQIWDCLNSRNYLTATQLFQLASCVKTSLNEHLIKGLKKVKPFLDRVWSTISHFQTTISDKTRLELSGHISPEKAACCFISLSILERLDAHSLVKEFIILRSNMLQHSLTEGNSVEKNIENSSNLIINTIYNLYLCFTNYDLYNSGMIYLQIKNSFNNGLNVLSLVDLDYSLKFGLIYLPDSIKEFKIDCTLSPNELSKDYITNIVTNWLDWAKPFVCTKVTEILQTVQSFSTLRHLNQLSTEYPQHWTAISEQILFESDLWSELYCPLFAQRTKELLTSHWEDVFPVIISDINNALIQPKEPYLQDSLFSDTDEYFETRSIGCSDRTAELCACIEKRISLLADILSELNSKDEDPWALRQHQGNCCNNFIIRLGKNMVQLVEQDTLTEPGILLIARFLWFMPVLCTTLKQCLVSLYQQFNFWTLSKEEMENSSIVVWNKWIEVVTKRMFDGLKGNIFPITLGEQLSTIPKWDILDIEVEKESGELVVSKLQVPNQPTFPLQNFIHDMIRCLALTLPPKFVQEKTIALCIEWILIEYRNNSVLEISLKSRYQIQKLFDLKYINQLFIGIDNQSLSAICSEQISAVENQIDPINLDVLDEYIAKNVKRAVAATKCIFGTMYPNQFLQSESSDEANNLMFSTYRFKLFLVTDS; this is translated from the exons ATGGACACAAAATTTCCTACAAAAAATGCCAAAGAATTTGCCAACGATTTGTTTGAAACATGTAACTTGATTGAAATCGAATCTCTACAAAgttctttaaaaaaagatgTGGAGAAAAAGGCAGACCAGCTAAAATCATTAGTGAg cgaAAAATATCGAGATCTTATTGATGCAGCTGACACAATTAGTTCTATGGCAATAATAGTTAGTGACATAACAAATgttactgaaaatattttaaaaacaaacctGACTAATCCTAATTCAACATTAGATAG taaagacAATTTACTTGATACATTTGCTGCTCAGtcaaaacttttaattgatttaactgAACAAATATGGGATTGTTTGAACTCCAGAAATTATTTAACCGCTACTCAATTGTTTCAATTGGCTTCATGTGTTAAAACAA gtttgaatgaacatttaattaaaggccttaaaaaagttaaaccaTTTTTGGACAGGGTTTGGTCTACAATATCTCACTTTCAAACTACAATATCAGATAAAACAAGATTAGAATTATCTGGTCACATTTCCCCAGAA aaagcagcatgttgttttataagtttatcaaTATTAGAAAGATTAGATGCTCATTCTTTAgttaaagaatttattatattacgttcaAACATGTTGCAACATTCATTAACAGAAGGAAAttcagttgaaaaaaatattgaaaacagttctaatttaataataaatacaatttacaatttatatttatgttttacaa acTATGATCTTTACAATAGTGGaatgatatatttacaaattaagaacagttttaataatggactaaatgtattatcattagtAGATTTggattattcattaaaatttggacttatatatttaccaGATTCTATTAAAGAATTCAA gatTGATTGTACGTTATCACCAAATGAATTATCAAAAGACTACATAACTAATATTGTTACTAATTGGTTAGATTGGGCAAAACCATTTGTTTGTACCAAAGTCACAGAAATTTTACAAACTGTTCAATCTTTTTCAACTCTTCGTCACTTAAATCAATTGTCAACT gAATACCCTCAACATTGGACCGCTATATctgaacaaattttatttgaatctgATTTGTGGTCTGAATTATACTGTCCTCTTTTTGCTCAAAGAACTAAAGAGTTGTTAACCAGTCATTGGGAAGATGTTTTTCCTGTAATTATCTCAGATATAAACAATGCATTAATACA ACCAAAAGAACCTTACTTGCAAGATAGTTTATTTTCTGATACtgatgaatattttgaaactcGTTCGATAGGTTGTTCAGATAGAACAGCTGAATTGTGTGCATGTATTGAAAAAAGAATTTCATTATTAGCAGATATACTAAGTGAATTGAATTCTAAAGATGAAGATCCATGGGCTTTAAGGCAACATCAAGGAAATTGTTGTAACAATTTCATTATTAG GTTGGGGAAAAATATGGTACAATTAGTTGAACAAGACACATTAACCGAACCtggcatattattaatagctaGATTTTTATGGTTCATGCCAGTATTATGTACAACATTAAAACAGTGTTTAGTATCCTTATACCAACAG tttaatttttggaCATTATCAAAAGAAGAAATGGAAAATTCTTCCATAGTTGTTTGGAATAAATGGATAGAAGTAGTGACTAAAAGAATGTTTGATGGTTTAAAaggaaatatttttccaattacGCTTGGAGAACAACTATCTACAATCccg aagTGGGACATTTTGGATATAGAGGTGGAGAAAGAAAGTGGAGAATTAGTTGTGTCTAAACTACAAGTTCCAAATCAACCCACATTTCCATTGCAAAACTTCATTCACGATATGATTCGGTGTCTAGCTTTAACATTACCtccaaa atttgttCAAGAGAAAACCATTGCTTTATGTATTGAATGGATATTGATtgaatatcgtaataatagtGTACTCGAAATATCATTGAAATCTAGATATCAAATACAAAAGTTATTTGATCTCAAGTACATCAATCAACTTTTTATTGGCATTGATAACCaa AGTTTATCAGCTATCTGTTCAGAGCAAATATCAGCagttgaaaatcaaattgaTCCAATCAATCTAGATGTTTTGGATGAATACAttgctaaaaatgttaaacgtGCTGTGGCTGCGACtaaa TGTATTTTTGGTACTATGTATCCTAATCAGTTTTTACAGTCAGAATCTTCAGATGAAGCAAATAATTTGATGTTTAGCACAtacagatttaaattatttttagtcacagattcataa
- the LOC113559432 gene encoding moesin/ezrin/radixin homolog 1 isoform X2 — protein MPKSMNVRVTTMDAELEFAIQQTTTGKQLFDQVVKTIGLREVWFFGLQYTDNKGDMTWIKLYKKVMSQDVKKENPLQFKFRAKFYPEDVAEELIQDITLRLFYLQVKNAILSDEIYCPSETSVLLASYAVQARHGDYNKLTHTPGFLTNDRLLPQRVMDQHKMTREEWESSITTWWHEHRGMMREDAMMEYLKIAQDLEMYGVNYFDILNKKGTELFLGVDALGLNIYEKDDKLTPKIGFPWSEIRNISFNDRKFIIKPIDKKAPDFVFFAPRVRINKRILALCMGNHELYMRRRKPDTIDVQQMKAQAREEKLAKQQQREKLQLEIAAREKAEKKHQEYEERLKVMQAEISKREQDLLSAQDMIRRLEDQLNKLQLAKEELEQRQNELQKMMERLEESKNMEAAERAKLEEEIKAKQEEVMRIQSEVETKDEETRRLQEEVEEARRKQEEAAAAALAAAATPKHHHVTENENEDNDEMVNGHETQDLDTDMDIVDPVEERRTLAERNERLQDQLKMLKQDLAQSRDDTKETAMDKIHRENVRQGRDKYKTLREIRKGNTKRRVDQFENM, from the exons ATGCCAAAATCt ATGAACGTGAGAGTGACCACAATGGATGCCGAGCTGGAGTTTGCTATCCAGCAAACTACCACCGGCAAACAGCTATTCGACCAGGTAGTAAAAACCATTGGCTTAAGGGAGGTATGGTTTTTCGGCCTACAGTACACTGACAACAAAGGCGATATGACTTGGatcaaactatataaaaag gTCATGAGCCAAGATGTTAAGAAGGAAAACCCACTTCAATTTAAGTTCCGAGCCAAATTCTATCCAGAAGATGTCGCAGAAGAACTTATACAAGATATTACTTTGAGATTGTTTTACTTacag gtgaaaaatgCCATTTTATCTGATGAAATTTACTGTCCGTCAGAAACATCTGTATTACTTGCTTCATATGCTGTTCAAGCTAGGCATGGTGATTACAACAAACTTACTCACACACCTGGTTTTCTTACTAACGATCGTCTGTTACCACAAcg TGTTATGGATCAACATAAAATGACACGCGAAGAATGGGAGTCTAGTATTACTACGTGGTGGCATGAACATAGAGGTATGATGCGAGAAGATGCCATGATGGAATACTTGAAAATTGCCCAAGATCTTGAAATGTATGGAGTTAACTACTTTGACATTCTCAACAAAAAAGGAACTGAATTATTTTTGGGTGTTGATGCCTTAGgtcttaatatttatgaaaaggATGATaa attaactCCAAAGATTGGTTTTCCTTGGTCTGAAATCCGTAATATTTCATTCAATGATAGAAAGTTTATCATAAAACCTATCGATAAGAAAGCTCCTGACTTTGTATTCTTTGCACCACGTGTTCGTATTAACAAACGTATTTTGGCTCTTTGCATGGGAAATCATGAATTATATATGAGGAGACGTAAGCCTGATACTATTGATGTACAACAAATGAAAGCTCAAGCAAGGGAAGAAAAACTTGCCAAACAACAACaaag agAGAAACTTCAACTAGAAATAGCTGCAAGAGAGAAAGctgaaaaaaaacatcaagaATATGAAGAACGCTTGAAAGTTATGCAAGCAGAAATTTCTAAACGTGAACAAGATTTGCTCAGTGCTCAA gaTATGATTCGTCGTTTAGAAGACCAATTGAATAAACTTCAACTAGCTAAAGAAGAACTTGAACAAAGACAAAATGAACTTCAAAAAATGATGGAACGCTTAGAAGAATCGAAGAACATGGAAGCAGCAGAAAGAGCCAAACTAGAAGAAGAGATCAAAGCTAAACAAGAAGAAGTTATGCGTATTCAATCTGAAGTTGAAACTAAAGATGAAGAAACAAGGCGTTTACAA GAGGAAGTTGAGGAAGCAAGGCGTAAACAAGAAGAGGCTGCAGCTGCAGCACTTGCTGCTGCCGCAACCCCCAAGCATCATCATGTAacagaaaatgaaaatgagGATAATGATGAAATGGTCAATGGTCATGAAACACAAGATTTAGATACTGATATGGATATTGTTGATCCAGTGGAGGAACGTCGTACCCTCGCTGAGCGCAATGAACGACTTCAGGATCAATTAAAG atGTTAAAACAAGACTTAGCTCAATCACGAGATGATACCAAGGAGACTGCTATGGATAAAATTCATCGCGAAAACGTGCGCCAGGGGcgagataaatataaaactctgCGTGAAATTAGAAAAGGCAATACAAAACGTCGAGTTGATCAGTTTGAAAACATGTAA
- the LOC113559432 gene encoding moesin/ezrin/radixin homolog 1 isoform X1, giving the protein MVSGKTMNVRVTTMDAELEFAIQQTTTGKQLFDQVVKTIGLREVWFFGLQYTDNKGDMTWIKLYKKVMSQDVKKENPLQFKFRAKFYPEDVAEELIQDITLRLFYLQVKNAILSDEIYCPSETSVLLASYAVQARHGDYNKLTHTPGFLTNDRLLPQRVMDQHKMTREEWESSITTWWHEHRGMMREDAMMEYLKIAQDLEMYGVNYFDILNKKGTELFLGVDALGLNIYEKDDKLTPKIGFPWSEIRNISFNDRKFIIKPIDKKAPDFVFFAPRVRINKRILALCMGNHELYMRRRKPDTIDVQQMKAQAREEKLAKQQQREKLQLEIAAREKAEKKHQEYEERLKVMQAEISKREQDLLSAQDMIRRLEDQLNKLQLAKEELEQRQNELQKMMERLEESKNMEAAERAKLEEEIKAKQEEVMRIQSEVETKDEETRRLQEEVEEARRKQEEAAAAALAAAATPKHHHVTENENEDNDEMVNGHETQDLDTDMDIVDPVEERRTLAERNERLQDQLKMLKQDLAQSRDDTKETAMDKIHRENVRQGRDKYKTLREIRKGNTKRRVDQFENM; this is encoded by the exons ATGGTGTCCGGAAAAACT ATGAACGTGAGAGTGACCACAATGGATGCCGAGCTGGAGTTTGCTATCCAGCAAACTACCACCGGCAAACAGCTATTCGACCAGGTAGTAAAAACCATTGGCTTAAGGGAGGTATGGTTTTTCGGCCTACAGTACACTGACAACAAAGGCGATATGACTTGGatcaaactatataaaaag gTCATGAGCCAAGATGTTAAGAAGGAAAACCCACTTCAATTTAAGTTCCGAGCCAAATTCTATCCAGAAGATGTCGCAGAAGAACTTATACAAGATATTACTTTGAGATTGTTTTACTTacag gtgaaaaatgCCATTTTATCTGATGAAATTTACTGTCCGTCAGAAACATCTGTATTACTTGCTTCATATGCTGTTCAAGCTAGGCATGGTGATTACAACAAACTTACTCACACACCTGGTTTTCTTACTAACGATCGTCTGTTACCACAAcg TGTTATGGATCAACATAAAATGACACGCGAAGAATGGGAGTCTAGTATTACTACGTGGTGGCATGAACATAGAGGTATGATGCGAGAAGATGCCATGATGGAATACTTGAAAATTGCCCAAGATCTTGAAATGTATGGAGTTAACTACTTTGACATTCTCAACAAAAAAGGAACTGAATTATTTTTGGGTGTTGATGCCTTAGgtcttaatatttatgaaaaggATGATaa attaactCCAAAGATTGGTTTTCCTTGGTCTGAAATCCGTAATATTTCATTCAATGATAGAAAGTTTATCATAAAACCTATCGATAAGAAAGCTCCTGACTTTGTATTCTTTGCACCACGTGTTCGTATTAACAAACGTATTTTGGCTCTTTGCATGGGAAATCATGAATTATATATGAGGAGACGTAAGCCTGATACTATTGATGTACAACAAATGAAAGCTCAAGCAAGGGAAGAAAAACTTGCCAAACAACAACaaag agAGAAACTTCAACTAGAAATAGCTGCAAGAGAGAAAGctgaaaaaaaacatcaagaATATGAAGAACGCTTGAAAGTTATGCAAGCAGAAATTTCTAAACGTGAACAAGATTTGCTCAGTGCTCAA gaTATGATTCGTCGTTTAGAAGACCAATTGAATAAACTTCAACTAGCTAAAGAAGAACTTGAACAAAGACAAAATGAACTTCAAAAAATGATGGAACGCTTAGAAGAATCGAAGAACATGGAAGCAGCAGAAAGAGCCAAACTAGAAGAAGAGATCAAAGCTAAACAAGAAGAAGTTATGCGTATTCAATCTGAAGTTGAAACTAAAGATGAAGAAACAAGGCGTTTACAA GAGGAAGTTGAGGAAGCAAGGCGTAAACAAGAAGAGGCTGCAGCTGCAGCACTTGCTGCTGCCGCAACCCCCAAGCATCATCATGTAacagaaaatgaaaatgagGATAATGATGAAATGGTCAATGGTCATGAAACACAAGATTTAGATACTGATATGGATATTGTTGATCCAGTGGAGGAACGTCGTACCCTCGCTGAGCGCAATGAACGACTTCAGGATCAATTAAAG atGTTAAAACAAGACTTAGCTCAATCACGAGATGATACCAAGGAGACTGCTATGGATAAAATTCATCGCGAAAACGTGCGCCAGGGGcgagataaatataaaactctgCGTGAAATTAGAAAAGGCAATACAAAACGTCGAGTTGATCAGTTTGAAAACATGTAA